The following is a genomic window from Taeniopygia guttata chromosome 11, bTaeGut7.mat, whole genome shotgun sequence.
AGCCCTGGCTGCTTCCCTGTGCCAATGGAGGGACCTGGGGTTCATTCCGCTGTGCATGGGACTACTTCACCCAAGCTCATCCCTGCATTTAAACCCCTTCAATGTGGCTTCCATGCCTTGAGCTGCTTCCCCTCATGGCTTGTCATGCCCCAGAGATGTCCCCTTGGATGTCTTTGATGTCCTCACTTTACCAGCCACTGCTGCCCCGAGGCTCTGAGGTGGAGCTGCATGGACTGGCTGTGGCTCTCTGGAGGGGATTTTCCATGACTCCACATCCCGCTGCTCTGCAGACATGGATCAGACCTGCTGCTTGGAGGAAGCCAAGCTACTGGCCACAGCTTTTCTCAGCCTTATTCTTTTTTCCCAGCACAAAACTCctgttgatttttcttttttccccactgaatTCAAAGCCACTCGGGGTTCTCCTGCACCCACACAAGCAAAGCCCCTGGGAAGAGCAGTGGGAAGCCAAAGTACCTCAGTGGCTCACACCAGCACCCCAATATCACCCAAGCCCCTCATTCCCTCCCGGGAAGGATGCTGCTCATGCATTGGGATGTGGTCACCAAAGAGGAAGGTACCCTGGGATTTCCCCAGTGCTCTGAGCTGGGATGTGGATGGGTTATTCCCAGCTGCTGTGTAGCAGTGGGgagcagatgctgctgggagccTGCAGGTGATACTGCCAAAGGTGGcgcagagcaggcagctgtggTCCAAGCCTCCGGAGGCTGAAACCTGGAGCAGTCCTGGGGGAAGTATTCACAAGGAAGAGCCCTGGCTATCCCCCAGCCAGGCACTTCAGGGGAAAGGGCAACATCCCTCTGCTGTCCAGGTGTTCTTGGAAGGGAGGATTTctggcagggaggtgacaccTTGCCTGACAGCACCACGGAGCCAGTGTCTtactgctgtccccagctgtgatGTGACGCTGCTGCTTCCAGGCACAGCAGCCACCCCCCAAAGCCACCAAGGGCCACCAGTGTGGGAGCCATGTGTGGCTGAGCCCTGGCTGAGCCCTCTGGCCATCGAGCATcccacaggcagggcagggctaTGGATACCCTGGGCTCCAGAGGAGCCACATCTCAGCACAGATACCGGCAGTGAGAGGTGTGAGGTACACAGGACAGGGATCTTTTGGAGCTCCTGGCCATGCTGGAGATTGGCAGTGGGGTCACCCCTTCCTGGGGCTGATCTTGCACCCAGGATGGGGGGATGCTGTGCTGGGTGCCTTGCCCCTGCTCCCTGTTTGCCCTTGTGGCCCCCACAGGGGGTTGAGAGGAGACAGTCCTGATTGGGAGATGCTTGCACGGGATGGGGTGCCTTTATTTAAAGCATCTGATCGAAGCATCAAATAcagaaaatgcagcaaagaCCAAGATTAACAAAGTCCCCTGAGCCCCACAAATGAGTGCAAGGGGCAAGTCCAGGGCTGTGTGTCACCTGGGCAAATTTGGGCATCACCAGAATGTGTAACGCCCAGCATCAACATTGGCTGGCATTTCCTTGTTGCCACAGTTGCCTTGGAGCCATGTCCTGGTGCAGAGGGAACAATTGCTGTGTCCCCTGGGAGCAtctgtccctctcctcctgtgctCTGACACTGTGAAAAtcttactgcattttttttttcctcctgcaggaaaTGGCTACATTGAAGGCAAAGAGCTGGAAAATTTCTTCCAGGAGTTGGAAAGTGCAAGAAAGGGGGCGGGTGTGGTAAGAGCATCTTCTGGTTttgctccctccttcccttgtTCCATTGTGCCCAAAGACTCATGCATGCTCATGTCAGCCCCATCTCCTTTGGGCACTCatgagtgggactgggactcCTCTGGGAAGAAAGTGGGAGAAGATCAGCATAGGGAATGGGGGAAATGTTCCCATTCCCTCTCTCCTTGCTGGCAGGACTCAAAGAAGGACAATTTGGGTGACAAGATGAAGGAGTTTATGCACAAATATGACAAAAATGCGGATGGCAAAATCGAGATGGCAGAGGTGAGCAGTGCTGGACCTGACAAACCCCAGGCTGTTCATGTTCCACCCTCATGCTTATGTTTCCCCCTCCACCTTTCCACCATGCCTGTGTTTCCCACAGCTGGCTCAGATCCTGCCCACGGAGGAgaattttctgctgtgttttcgCCAGCATGTGGGCTCCAGTTCAGAGTTCATGGAGGTGAGTGGGACAGGCTGCACTGGGGGATCCCCAGGGAATTCAATCCAGCTCCACCAAGGGAAAACAACTGGGAGCTTGAACTGACCAAACTTCCCCTGGTCTCCCCAAAACTCTTGGCATTAGCTCTGGGAGTTAACACTGGGAGGCAGTGCTGGTTTAGGGAAGAGCAGGAATGTGGTGAGTTTTCCCAGTTCTCAGCACTCCTTGGATACTTCTCAGGGCAGTCGGGTGCCTCATCCCAGCCTCCAGAcaaggatttggggattttttgtaaACTTCCCCTCATGGTTGCTCCTAAGTGCCCAAGGGATGTGCCGAAGCCAACACTGTTCCGGGGCGTCCCACAACCTTGCTGTGTCCTTGCATGGAGTGAACCCACGCAGGTGGGAGAGAAATTCCAGATGGGGAATAAAGCATAACTGGGGGTGGAAGGGAATGTGCAGCATTCTGGAGAGGAAGGACTTATACATGGAAACTGAACCCTGGGTGGATAGGAAGCTGAAAGAGGAGCACCTCATGATattgggggtggggtgggggaggtGGTAAGCAGACACTATTGTTTAATTGGGGGATggaattaaatattattaaatattaaagcCTGGTCTTGCATACTGACATGCGGATAAAGGTGGTTGAACTCTTGGTGTGGGGCTGAACAAAAGCATCTAGCCTCAAGGGAGAGTATGTGATGCCAGGGGGAGCTGTGAGATGGCCCCATCTCCTTTAGGATGGTGGGGGACACTCTCAGAGAGAGTTTATGGGGACACACACACGGATCAGGGGGGAGTGGGGGACACGAGCCCCTGCAGAGGCTCATGGCAGTTCCTCCGCAGGCTTGGCGCAGGTACGACACGGATCGCAGCGGCTACATCGAAGCCAACGAGCTCAAGGTGGGCTGAGGGCAGAGGGTGGGCTTGGCTGGGTCCCTGTCAGTGGGACATccctgctgggacagctggggatggggacagccaaaaaaaccctctcctcCCAGGGCTTCTTGTCGGACCTGCTGAAGAAGGCAAACCGGCCCTACGATGAGCCCAAGCTGCAGGAGTACACACAGACCATTGTGAGTGACCCGGGGCACTGTGTCCCCACCAGAGACCTCAGCACCCCAGGCGGGTGGCATGCAGGGGAGGGGCTGATGGTCACAGGGCACTGTTTGTGTCCCAACAGCTGCGGATGTTCGACATGAACGGTGATGGGAAGCTGGGCCTCTCCGAGATGTCCCGGTAAGGTCCCGGGCAGCAAGAAGGAAGAGATAGGGAGGGAAAGACACCCGAAATGCTCATATTTAGGAAGAGTTTGCTCCAGCTTCCAGGGAAAactgttttcctctttaatttACTCATGTTCCTGAGCAAAACATCACTGTGATTTAGGAGAATGCCTTTTTCTGGCTGCTTCCCACTCTTCCCTGTCCTCCTTCTTTTTCAGACTTTTGCCTGTGCAAGAAAACTTTCTTCTGAAGTTTCAGGTAACATAATACTACTCCTACTGctaataataacaacaaaaacaacccatTCCCATTGCTTGTACATCCAACCCCTCTCTCATACCCTGGTACCTCTCTCATTCCCTTGTCACTTCCCAGGGAATGAAGCTGTCCTCAGATGAGTTCAATGCCATCTTTGCCTTCTACGACA
Proteins encoded in this region:
- the CALB2 gene encoding calretinin; this translates as MAGPQQAPHLHLAELTASQFLDIWRHFDADGNGYIEGKELENFFQELESARKGAGVDSKKDNLGDKMKEFMHKYDKNADGKIEMAELAQILPTEENFLLCFRQHVGSSSEFMEAWRRYDTDRSGYIEANELKGFLSDLLKKANRPYDEPKLQEYTQTILRMFDMNGDGKLGLSEMSRLLPVQENFLLKFQGMKLSSDEFNAIFAFYDKDGNGFIDENELDALLKDLYEKNKKEMNIQQLTNYRKSIMNLSDGGKLYRKELEMVLCNEPPM